Part of the Aquimarina sp. MAR_2010_214 genome is shown below.
ACGGTGAGTTTCAAGTAGAAGAAAGTAGAGTAATAGATGCTCCCGATGAGTTATTATTTGCTACAATCAATGAGTATAAAACTTGGGATAAATGGGGCCCGTGGATGGATGAATCTGATGATCTTATCATGGAATACCCCGAAAAAACAAGTGGTGAAGGGGCTTCTTATAGCTGGAAAAGCGAAACACAAGGAGATGGTAAAATGGAAACCAAAAAAACCTCCCCATTTAGTAGTATAGATCAAAATATAACGTTTGTTACTCCTATGGGTGAAAGTAAAAGTGAGGTATACTGGAAATTTGAAAAAATAGAAAGTAAAAAAACCAAAGTAACTTGGAGTATGAAGGGAGAACAATCGTTTATGGAAAAAGCATACTGGGCTACTCAAGATAGTACAGTATCGCAAATGTTAAGACCTATGTATCAACGTGGACTTGAAAAAATCGATGCATTTGTAAATGAAAAGATGAAACAATATGCTGTTCATGTAGATGGTGTAACAGAACATGGAGGTGGATTTTATATGTATAATGCAACGGCTTCTTCAATAGCTGTAATTCCTGAAAAAATGGAACAAATGCTCCCTGCTGTGGCAATGTATATGAAACAAAACAATCTTCCACAAACAGGAATGCCGTTTACATTATATAATGAGTATAATGAAGAACAAGGAACTGCTATTTTCTCTACAGCAATACCAACGAGAGACAAAGTAGTTACACCCAAAGAAAGTGCTATTCTTTGTGATTTTTTACCACGTCAGAAAGTGGTTAAAACTACGCTTAAAGGGGATTATAAAAATCTAAAAGAAGCATGGGAAGCCGGTTACAAATATATTGCAGAGAATAACTTAGAGCCAAATACAGAATCCGCAGCTTTTGAAGTATATAGAGTAGAACCAACATTACAGCCTAATCCTGCAGAGTGGGTTACAGAAATTTATATTCCAATAAAATAATACCGCATAAGCTGTATTCTATCAAATGATAGGGTACAGCTTATTATAATTTATATGGAAATACAATAGATAAAATAGATGAAACAAATACTTTTGGTGTTTATTGGAGGTGGCACTGGCAGCATCGCACGTTATCTTATAAGTAAATACCTCAATAGCTCTTCTACGGGAATTCCATACGGTACCTTTACAGCTAATATTTTAGGTAGTCTCTTCATTGGGATTATTCTGGGACTAGCACTTAAAAACAATGTAATATCACAAAATACAGTTACCCTTTTGGCTACGGGTTTTTGTGGAGGATTTACTACTTTTTCTACATTTGCTTACGAAAATCATGTATTACTAAAATCTGGAGATTTCATTAACTTTATGATCTATGCAGTTGGGTCGTTTATAGTTGGAGTTCTTTTCATATTTTTAGGAATGTTTATTGTAAAATAATCCTATAAAAATTGTACCGGAAATTAATTCAAGTAAAGGCTTATGAAAAAAATTGAAGCAATTATACGCAAATCAAAATTCGAAGCTGTAAAAGAAGCTCTACATAAAATTGAAGTAAATTTCTTTACCTATTGGGATGTAACTGGTGTCGGTAATGAAAAGAAAGGTCATGTATATAGAGGAATCACTTATAAAACATCTGATATACCACGTAGATATATATCTATAGTGGTCTCTGATGAATTTGAAGAAAAAACAATTCGAACACTAATTGATTCTGCCAAAACCGGAGAAATTGGTGATGGAAAAATATTTGTATCAAATATCCAGGACACCTATAGAATCAGAACCGAAGAAAAAGGTAATCAGGCATTACGTTAAATTTCTACTGCACTAATCATTTTCAACACTCTCTATTTAGATAAACTCATATTGAGGATTTATCTAATCCTACTTTCTAATGTGTTTATTAAGGTCTTTTTAAATAAAATAAGTACTCTATCATAAGAAAAGCTCAAAAAGACGTTTCTAAATTCTTAAAAAATATCAAAATAAAAATTATACCCTAATTTTTTACAGGTACAAAGTTTAATATTTATAAAAATCAACACTCATACCCCTATTTTATATAGGTTAAAATTGTTTTTATATAGATTTACCATACCAATTAAAAACTAATTATAACGGTAATCAATGTTTATTATGAAGACAAAAACCACCACATTTTTTTTAAGAAAAGTAACTTTTTTTACTTTAATCTTTTTGAGTTTTAAAGCAATTTGTCAGGGAGAAATACCAAAACCTACGCTCGATAAATTATTATCTCAAATAAACTTATCAGGATCAATTGACGGATACTACAGGTACAATATTGTAGTTCCTAATGACAATTCGGTAGCTCCAAAAACATCTTTTGTAAACCAAAGTGGTTTTGCATTAGGTATGGCTAATGTAATTTTGGGGTATGAAGATGAAAAAGTTGGATTTGTAGCTGATCTTGTCTTTGGGTCCAGAGGCGAAGATGCTGTATTTAATTCTAATGACTCTGCTCAAATCATTAATCAACTATATCTCTATTGGAATGTAATCAAAAGTATTAAACTTACCTTTGGTAAGTTTAATACTTTTATTGGGTATGAAGTAATTTCACCAACAGGAAATTTCAATTATTCTACTTCGTATATGTTCTCATATGGCCCTTTCTCACACACTGGTTTAAAAGCGGATTTTGCAATAAGCGAAAAATGGTCTGCCATGCTTGCCGTAATGAACCCTAGTGATTATACAGATAGTAATCCGTTTGATACTTACATTGCTGGAGCACAGATAGGGTATGCCCTGGATAATGGTAGTGTTTTTCTTAACTTTAGATATGGTAATGAAGGAGAACCTGGAGAAGTAGATCCTACTTTTCAGGTGGATCTTACTACCGGATGGGATCTGACTCAAGATTTTTATTTTGGAGTAAATACAGCTTATGTATCTATAGAATCACAAAAAAACGGGGATACTTCTGGATTTTATGGAGTAGCATTATATCCTCAATACAAAACATCTCAAAAATTGACTATAGGAATAAGAGGAGAATATTTCTCGGTGTACAACAGTGGGTTAACAGATGTAATTGGGTTAGACGCACAAGGTGATGGAGATGCTATTGCCATCACTCTCACTGGAAATTACAATATTGGAAAGCTAACTCTTAAACCAGAATTAAGAATAGATACCACTTCTGAAGATTTCTTTATAGATAATGACAGAGAGCCAACAAAAAATCTTTCTTCTTTTGTCTTTGGAGCTATTTATAAATTCTAGCACATTTTTTCACAAAGTAAAAGCGTTCTGAACGATCAGAACGCTTTTTTATTCATTCTCTGTATATTTTTTATATTTCTTAACGCCTGCAGGAATTTTTACATCCAGATGATTTACTTCTGGAGGTATTGGACAAGAATATCGATCATTATAGGCACAATATGGGTTATAAGAAGTATTAAAATCAATAAAAATAAAATCTCCTTCTGGGATTTGGAGGTCTATAAAACGTCCGCCCGCATAACTCAATTCTCCATTAGTTAAATCTGTAAAAGGAAGAAATAAATAATCTTTAAATTCTGGTTGAGTTTTTAGCCCTTGATTTTGATATATCTGCAACACATATGACTTTTCCCAAAGTATAAAATGAGCCTCTCCATATTTAACATACAAAGGTTCTCTACCCGTTGTGGTTTTCATAACAAAAGGTGTCTCATATGGTGTTCGAATAAATTTTGCACGGATACAAAAAGAAGTATCTATTTCAAAAAAATCGATAGTTTTAAAGCGTTCTAAATCTTTTGGTGTTAAAGGTGAAGTTTCTTCAGAAGAGAAATCTTTATTCAGTTCTTCCTGAAAAGACAATATTTTTTTTATTGCCATAGAATCCTGAGCAATTATATTCCCAATAAAAAACACAAATAAAATTGATATCCTGAACACTTTTCCCTTTTTTTTTGCAAAAGTACAATTTACAATTAGTTAACTAATTAATTTAAAAAAAATTATGCTTAAATAATAGATAAAAAACTACTTTTATCTATTAATTGGATGTCTAATACAAATTACGAATACATTGTTAAAACTTTTACTTCATTATTTCAACTCCTTTTCTGGATTATCAAAAGAGGTGTGGTGGTTAGCTTTAATCACACTAATCAATAGAGCCGGGGCAATGGTAATCCCCTTTTTGTCTCTATACTTAACCGATGACCTGAATTTTTCGCTACAACAAGTAGGGTGGATTATGACCAGTTATGGATTAGGTTCTTTTTTAGGTGCTTGGTTAGGAGGTAAATTATGTGATCAAATTGGTTACTATAAAGTCATACTCATTTCTTTATTATTAACAGGAGTTTCATTTATAACTATTCAATATTTTACTAGTTTCTGGAGTATTTGTGTTGGTTTCTTTATTCTAATTGCAATTGCAGATATGGCAAGGCCCGCTTTTTTTGTAGCATTAAGTGCCTATAGTAAACCAGAGAATAAAACCAGATCATTAACTTTTATTCGACTTGCTATCAATCTAGGTTTCTCTGCCGGTCCTGCAATTGGTGGATTAATTATAGCATCTATAGGCTATTATGGTTTGTTTTGGGTAGACGGAATTACCTGCATTATAGCTGGGTTTGTTATGATACAGACGCTTCATCCCAAAAAAGCAAAAGTATTAGATAAGGAAGTTGTTGTCGACAATCCGGTAAGCGCACATAATGATGGTATTTATGTCTTGTTTCTAATTGCATTGGCTTTATTTGGTTTTATATTTGTTCAGTACTTTTCTACAATTCCATTGTATTATAAAGAAATACACCAATTATCAGAGCAGAAAATTGGGTTATTACTTGCTTTAAATGGTGCTTTGATATTTTTCTTTGAAATGCCATTGATAGCATATCTAGAAAAAACAAGGTTGTCTAAAATAGGGAATGTTATTGGAGGTTTTGTTCTAACAGGTATAAGTTTTCTACTGTTACTAGTTACACCTTGGGCAGGAGTTTTGGTTATCGGAATGATTATCGCAACACTTGGAGAAATGGTTGCATTTCCCTTTGGAAATGCTTTCGCCTTAGACAGAGCAAAAAAAGGAAGACAGGGAGCTTATATGGGATTATACAGCATGTCTTTTTCTCTTGCTCATATCTTTGGTCATAATTCTGGAATGCAATTCATAAATAATTTTGGGTATGAAAGTACCTGGATTTTCATGGCTATTATCGCTGCTTTAGGAACGTTTTTATTATATATCGTAAAACAAAAACTTAACCAGGAAAAAGTATCTGGTTAACTATCATTTATAAAACTCATAGCAATGAAAAATTTCTTTTTTGCCTTTTGTATTATATTAATTTATGGTTGTACGCAAGTACAACAAGAGAAGCAATCTAGTACTGTAGAAACAAAAATAGAAACGGTAGAAAAGAAAAAGAGCTTTCCCAAATTAGAGCCTAACCGATATAATGTTGCTTTTCTGATTATGGATGGAACTTATAATACTGAATTTACGGCACCTTTTGATATTTTTCAACATACTCAATATCGTAAGAACATAAAACAGATGAATGTTTTTACCGTTGCAAATACTGATCATCCTATAACAACATTTGAAGGTGTAAAAATTATCCCTGATTATAACTATGTGAAAGATTCTTTACCTCAAATAGATATTTTGGTGGTTCCTAGTGCTGAGCATCATTTAGATACGGATTTGGATGATAAAGTGATGATTGATTTTGTAAAGCAAGTTGATAAAACTGTATCATTTATGACCTCGCATTGTGATGGAGCATTTGTACTTGCCAAAGCCGGAGTTCTTGATAATGTAGTGTCTACTACTTTTCCTAGCGATATAGATCAAATGCGCAAAACATTTCCCAATCTGGATATTAGAAAAGAAGTACTATTTGTACATGACAAAAAATATATAACTTCTGCAGGAGGGGCTAAAAGTTTTGAAGCTGCATTATATTTATGTGAATACTTATATGGTGCAGAAATTGCAAGATCACTTGCAGGAGGATTAGTAATTGATTGGAATCTGGAAAATGTACCTCATCTTGTAATTAATAAATAAAAATAATAAAAGCGATCTTATTCAGATCGCTTTCAATATTTAGGGAAAATTACGTACTCTCTTTAGCTTCAAGATTCGGGGTCTTTAGACTAATGTCCTCACACTTAATTTATCCCTGATGTATTCCAAATTAATATTTTAAATCCATATCGTCATACAGTTTAAAATGTTAATTCTGGATGACACATCAAGTATTTTTTACTATTGTAAATATAATGTAAAAAAATCATATACACCAAAAAAATGACGACAAAAAACATATAAATTCGATGAAATACACAAAATTTTATGATTTCAATTTAATTTGAAAAGAAGTATTTAGAATTTCCGAGGTATTTTTTGACTAATTTATTATACTTTTTAGATATCCTCAAGGCTAATGTTCCTTCTATGGTATACAATGCATCCAGATCTTTATATCCATTTTTTAGTAGTTGTTCTAAATAAAATAAAGCGGTTTCATTATCCTGATCCCGGGCACTTAATGAAATCACATTTCGATAAGATTCAAAATCCTTCTCATCAACTATTGTACTCAATATATTAAGGAATAAATTTTCTTCCAGATTTTCTTCTTCTTTAGGAAGTTCACTTTTATAACTATCAACTAGATACTTTACATAGCCTTTCATTCTATATGCCATCTGGCGAGCATATTTTTCTTTTCCTGTAACCAAGGTGTCTAATTCAGACATTTGATATTTCCACCACCCCAGATTTTCGAATTCTGTTATCTCGACATCTTCGTCCATAGAAAACGAATATGTTTCTCTAAGAAAATTTTCCTTGTTCAGGTATTTTGTTTTTAATCGTTTCTGTTGTTTATACTCTTTAGTTTTTTTAATTTCTTTCTGTCTCTCTTTCAGATAATTAGTACTGAAGAAACTATCATATTTTAATCGTATACGTTTTATTTCATCAAACGCATTCAAGAATTTACCTTCATCCAGATAAGATGCTACTAGTTTCATTTCTTTCTGAAATAAATCACGAACCCAAATAGAATCTTTTAGCATTCTTCCTTTATTCATTGCCTGTAATGTAAAATCAGAAAGTGTTTTTTTAACATGTTCATTGAATAGTAATTCAGAATCTTTTTCATAAAAATGAACATCAGCAGAAACAGCTCTGTTTTTTAAATATTTTTTAGTGTAGATAAAATTTTGATACTTATAATTATTGACACTTACAATACCTCGATAAGTGAAGTCTTTTTTAACCCTTATTCTCGAATCATAGAAATAAGTATCTCCTATTGCAATTACTCCAAATATCTCATTAGAGTATAAAGCAGCTAATACACTTGCTAGTTTTGCATCTTCTTGTATTCCTGCAATGTAGATTCTTCCTTTTTGAATCGGAAAAAGAGAAAAAATATGATTCATAAAATCAGATGCATACTCTACCCTTTTTTGTGATTCCTGATCTTCTGGAAAATTACTAATGGCAACAATGTACCCTTGCTCTTCGGCTGCTTCCTTATATAGTTGTGTAGTTTTTCCTGTATTTCCTGAACTATCAAACCCCAAGAGTAAAGGCCAGCTTTTATCTAAATCAAAAGATTTAGGTAAATAGATACTAAAATGATGACCTGTAGAAGGAATAGTCAGAGAATCTATAACAATTCCTTTTTTAAGTGTTAGTGTATTTTGCCCATAACCTATAAGGCTTATGTAAAGTATAACAAAAAAGAGAGACTTTTTGAGGTACAATATTGACACAACGCAATGATTTTATAACTAAATAACACAAAAAAAAGATCACTTAATAGCTTTTAGCAGTATTTTAATATCTTTTTTATCTACATATTTTGCAATTTTCTTTCTCTTTAGTTTCTCCTATTAATTTTCCTTCATCATTAAGTTTATAATCACAACAATCCATATATCCTTTTATGATCATTTTTCGGGCACGTTGTATTTGTGATTTAATAGTAGGTAAAGGTATTCCTAATTGTTCTGCAATTTGTTTTTGCTTAAGGCCTTTTACATCAGAAAGGAGTAATGGGTTTCGATATTTTTCTGGCAATCTATTTATTAATTCTGGGAGGCAATCTTTTTCAGAATGATTAGCATCACGCTCTTCATACATTTGCTCACTTATAAAATCTGTAGTTTGTTTATTTTCTTTAAAATAATCATATACTATATTTCTTGCAATTGTAAATAACCAGGATTTAATTTTAGAATGATCTCTAAGTCTATTTTTGTTATTATGTACTTTTATAAAAGTCTCTTGTATCAAATCATCTACAATTTGATCATTTTTCACTTTACTTTTTATAAATAACCTAATGTCTTCATAATAGTTTTTCCAAAGATCCGAAGTTTCCATAAATCAAAACAGAAATATCCCTATTTCTACTAAAAGTAAAAACAGGGAAGTTATTGTTAACAGCTACATTCACATCCTATATAGGTACAATTAGAACATTGCCCTTCTGCACAACCTGAACATGTGCAGGTACATTCTTTATTTTTCATAACATTATGTTTTAATATGATTATATCTATAAGACTAAAACAAGTATAAAAAGATGCATAATTATTCTATAAATTTAATGAAATTTGGTTTAGTATAATAAAAAAACGTCTGAATGCATTCAGACGTTTTTTATCTTTCCCTTGTACTCTCTTTAGTTCCCCATACTAATGTCCTTACACAAGATAAAGATTGTTCTCTACATACATATAATCAAATCTCATGCCACAAATTAGACGCCTAATTCTCCAAATTCGGTATGCCCAGTAACTGGATTATTCTCTATAAGATTAGACAGTATAATATGTGTTTTGACTTCTCCATATGTAATAAGTCTATCTATAAATTCTTGTAAATGCATTTGATCCCTCAATACTACTTCCATAATTATATTTTCATTACCTGTAATTCGATAGCAATTCATAACTTCTTTAAATTCAGATACTTTTATCAAAAATGGTTTTAATCTTCCCATAAATGCTCGAAGTGTAATCATTGCTTTTAATTGATATCCTATTTTGGCATATGAGACATCTGCTATATACCCTTTTAAAACGCCATAATCCTCCATCTTCTTTATTCTTTCAGCAACTGCAGGAGAGCTTAAACCTACTTTTCTTCCTATTTCGGTATTAGATAATCTTGCATTTTGTTGCAAACATTTTAGAATGTCCCAGTTTATTGCATCTATTTTCATTGCAGTATTTTTCATTTTTTAGTGATTATGTAAAATTTGTAAAAGAATCATTTGCTATCCGTCTTTAAATTTTCGTAGTATATTATTACATATATCTACATCTTACAATTATTATTTCATTTTTAAGTAAAAAACAACAAAAGTCTTTAATTATTAACACAAAATAATCATTTAACTTTAAAAACTAAAGAAAAAATATTAGAAATAGCATTATTTTTGGTGTAACAAATTAATATGAGATCACAACCTCGAAATAAAAGATTATACAAGAAAGCTCTTGAAATATTTACGCTCTCGCGAAGTATTTCAAATTATCTTGTTCATGATTTAGCTCCATTGCAAAATAATGGAAGTGAGAGTCCTCATATTTATTTTACAGGTGACATTATAAGACAATCAGATGCATTGGCTCCCAAAATAATTAAAGCTGAAAATCAGACCTTTCAGGATGAGCGAATAAGGCATGCAACTTCTCTGATACATATTACCAATAGACTTTATAAAAACTGTGAGCGTCTTGAACAATCTGAAAGCAATGGAAAAGAATTCTTAATTCTATTGCGTAAAGAGCTAAGAAAATTTAAACACTTGCAACGCTCATGGATGATGAGTTTATAAGGTGTATTTTTTTTAAATTTTATACATTCTTCATTCCAATACTAATTATTTAACCCTTCCTTCCGGCAATACTCTTTTTATAGCGTTTTAATTCGTCTTTCACTTTAGAGCTTAACAAGAATAAACCGATCATATTTGGTACCATCATAGCAAAAATCATTGCGTCACTAAAATCTGTAACTGCATTTAGTGTAGCTGCAGCTCCTATTACCGTAAAACAGCAAAAAATAAACTTATACACGTATTCTGTGCGTTTGCTTCTTCCAAAAAGATAGCTCCATGCCTGGTATCCATAATATGACCATGAAATCATAGAAGAGAAAGCAAAGAGTAATACTGCAATCGTAAGAAGATACGGAAACCATGAAACACCACTTTCTAATGCAGAGGCCGTAAGGAGAACCCCTTGTTCAAAATCAATTTTGGCACTTGTATCTACCTGTCCGGTTATAATTAACACCAAAGCAGTCATCGTACACACAACTACGGTATCGATAAAAGGTTCGAGCAATGCCACTAGTCCTTCACTCGCTGGAAAACGTGTTTTTACAGCACTATGGGCTATTGAGGCACTACCAACTCCAGCTTCATTACTAAAAGCTCCTCGCCTAAACCCTTGAACTAACACTCCCACAAAACCTCCCATCACTCCTTCCGGATGAAAAGCACCTTCCCAAATCGCACTAAACGCTGCTGGAATAGCTGAACTATACAATACCAAAACAATCAAAACTGCTGCGATATAAATCAATACCATAAAGGGTACAATTTTATCAGTTACACTTGCTATTTTTTTGATTCCGCCAATGATAACAACACCTACCAATATCGCCATAATAACTCCAAATACCCAACCTTGTCCATGTAACATTGAGTTATTTGAAATTATCACATGATCAAACAATTTAAATGCTTGATTTACCTGAAACATATTACCACCGCCAAACGATCCACCTATACACATAATAGCAAAAAGAACAGATAGCACTTTACCTAATTTAGCGTAACCTTTTTCTCCTAACCCTTTGGTTAAATAATACATAGGGCCGCCATAAACTTTCCCTTCACTATCCACCTCCCGGTATTTTACTCCCAAAGTACATTCTACAAATTTTGAAGACATCCCCAACACTCCTATAATAATCATCCAAAGTGTTGCTCCGGCACCACCAATGGATAAGGCTATTGCTACACCAGCAATATTACCCAAACCTACAGTAGCCGAAACAGCTGTAGTTAATGCCTGAAAATGACTAACTTCTCCGTTTACATTATCATTAGTATTTTTTTCTTCTACTGAAGTACTTTCAGCAGATAACTTATTCGAATCTTCCTGATCAAAGTTTTCTACTCCATCATATTTTCCTCGAACTACTTGTATTGCCGTATAAAAACTTCTTACATTAATAAACTTAAAATACATAGTAAAATATCCAGCTCCTAATAACAATACCACAACCACCCAAGGGATCCCTACAGATTCTGTTATAGGGATTTCCGCTAGAATTGCATCTACAAACCAACTGGTAGCATCGCCAAAAACACGATTGATATTTTCATCTAAATTTTGTTCTGAAATAATATAAGGAAATAACATAGTGAAATTTTTAAAGCAAATTGCTCTAAAAACTGACACCACAAAAGGTTAAGTAGTATTCAAAATTTATAACCAGAATGGTTAAGTATACGGTTACGTATCATCTTTTAGTGAAGTATACTGAAGAAAACTATTAGCATTTGCAAAAGCAATCAACTGTTCTTTACCTCCGGCCCCGCTTATGTTAAGCATCTTTTTTATTTGATGAATATGGGTCTGAAACCCATCTGTACTAATGTGCATTTCCTGAGCAATTTCGGTATATGATTTATAACTCCCATAATACGCCAGATACCCTAAAACTTCTTTTTGTCTTTCTGAAAGTTCTATTTTTGAGGTTGCTTTTATCGTTTTTAGGTTATTTTTTAATGTCTTGATCGTATCTAAATGGCTTTCGTTTGCCAATACTAATTGCTCATTTTCCTTCTTAAGCTTAGCTTTTTGAATTTCCAGTTTTTGAGCCAGGCTTTGTTGTTGTTCTTTTTCTGAAAGAAATTTCCAGCTGTATAAAAGAATAGAAAACAAAAGAATAAAAAGAAATTTGAACGAAATAGCAGTAATACTACCTAATACTCCCCAAAATCGCTGATCAATAAATTGTAAAACTCTATCCTGCGGTATCATACGATGGGAAACAGCGATCACAATCAACACAAATAATGCAAACGTAGGCAAATACATAAACTTCATTTGCCTTCCTACAAAAGCTTTATTAAGCTCATATAGCAATGAAATAGCCACCAAAATAGAAATAGGAATATCAATCAACCAAATAAAATTATTACTAATCACGGGATTGCCATAGGAAGATGCAATAAAAACAAAAGTGATCATTCCTAAAACACCACAAAAGAGACCGATAAATTCGCGAACACTAAAACGTTGTACCAGTCGTACAACAATACCTGGTTTTTGAGGGTGTTCTATTGAAGGAAGGGATAATAAAATAAACAACGAATTTGCTAAAGAAACCAGTACTCCAAAATAAATCAGAATTTTATTGGTCGAAGACCATTGCAATCCTACAACCATA
Proteins encoded:
- a CDS encoding MFS transporter; the encoded protein is MLKLLLHYFNSFSGLSKEVWWLALITLINRAGAMVIPFLSLYLTDDLNFSLQQVGWIMTSYGLGSFLGAWLGGKLCDQIGYYKVILISLLLTGVSFITIQYFTSFWSICVGFFILIAIADMARPAFFVALSAYSKPENKTRSLTFIRLAINLGFSAGPAIGGLIIASIGYYGLFWVDGITCIIAGFVMIQTLHPKKAKVLDKEVVVDNPVSAHNDGIYVLFLIALALFGFIFVQYFSTIPLYYKEIHQLSEQKIGLLLALNGALIFFFEMPLIAYLEKTRLSKIGNVIGGFVLTGISFLLLLVTPWAGVLVIGMIIATLGEMVAFPFGNAFALDRAKKGRQGAYMGLYSMSFSLAHIFGHNSGMQFINNFGYESTWIFMAIIAALGTFLLYIVKQKLNQEKVSG
- a CDS encoding P-II family nitrogen regulator, with translation MKKIEAIIRKSKFEAVKEALHKIEVNFFTYWDVTGVGNEKKGHVYRGITYKTSDIPRRYISIVVSDEFEEKTIRTLIDSAKTGEIGDGKIFVSNIQDTYRIRTEEKGNQALR
- a CDS encoding sigma-70 family RNA polymerase sigma factor — translated: METSDLWKNYYEDIRLFIKSKVKNDQIVDDLIQETFIKVHNNKNRLRDHSKIKSWLFTIARNIVYDYFKENKQTTDFISEQMYEERDANHSEKDCLPELINRLPEKYRNPLLLSDVKGLKQKQIAEQLGIPLPTIKSQIQRARKMIIKGYMDCCDYKLNDEGKLIGETKEKENCKICR
- the crcB gene encoding fluoride efflux transporter CrcB, whose protein sequence is MKQILLVFIGGGTGSIARYLISKYLNSSSTGIPYGTFTANILGSLFIGIILGLALKNNVISQNTVTLLATGFCGGFTTFSTFAYENHVLLKSGDFINFMIYAVGSFIVGVLFIFLGMFIVK
- a CDS encoding Lrp/AsnC family transcriptional regulator, encoding MKIDAINWDILKCLQQNARLSNTEIGRKVGLSSPAVAERIKKMEDYGVLKGYIADVSYAKIGYQLKAMITLRAFMGRLKPFLIKVSEFKEVMNCYRITGNENIIMEVVLRDQMHLQEFIDRLITYGEVKTHIILSNLIENNPVTGHTEFGELGV
- a CDS encoding GyrI-like domain-containing protein, giving the protein MKIVKYLFFLLLLVIIGGAVYVATIDGEFQVEESRVIDAPDELLFATINEYKTWDKWGPWMDESDDLIMEYPEKTSGEGASYSWKSETQGDGKMETKKTSPFSSIDQNITFVTPMGESKSEVYWKFEKIESKKTKVTWSMKGEQSFMEKAYWATQDSTVSQMLRPMYQRGLEKIDAFVNEKMKQYAVHVDGVTEHGGGFYMYNATASSIAVIPEKMEQMLPAVAMYMKQNNLPQTGMPFTLYNEYNEEQGTAIFSTAIPTRDKVVTPKESAILCDFLPRQKVVKTTLKGDYKNLKEAWEAGYKYIAENNLEPNTESAAFEVYRVEPTLQPNPAEWVTEIYIPIK
- a CDS encoding sodium:alanine symporter family protein, which codes for MLFPYIISEQNLDENINRVFGDATSWFVDAILAEIPITESVGIPWVVVVLLLGAGYFTMYFKFINVRSFYTAIQVVRGKYDGVENFDQEDSNKLSAESTSVEEKNTNDNVNGEVSHFQALTTAVSATVGLGNIAGVAIALSIGGAGATLWMIIIGVLGMSSKFVECTLGVKYREVDSEGKVYGGPMYYLTKGLGEKGYAKLGKVLSVLFAIMCIGGSFGGGNMFQVNQAFKLFDHVIISNNSMLHGQGWVFGVIMAILVGVVIIGGIKKIASVTDKIVPFMVLIYIAAVLIVLVLYSSAIPAAFSAIWEGAFHPEGVMGGFVGVLVQGFRRGAFSNEAGVGSASIAHSAVKTRFPASEGLVALLEPFIDTVVVCTMTALVLIITGQVDTSAKIDFEQGVLLTASALESGVSWFPYLLTIAVLLFAFSSMISWSYYGYQAWSYLFGRSKRTEYVYKFIFCCFTVIGAAATLNAVTDFSDAMIFAMMVPNMIGLFLLSSKVKDELKRYKKSIAGRKG
- a CDS encoding DJ-1/PfpI family protein — protein: MKNFFFAFCIILIYGCTQVQQEKQSSTVETKIETVEKKKSFPKLEPNRYNVAFLIMDGTYNTEFTAPFDIFQHTQYRKNIKQMNVFTVANTDHPITTFEGVKIIPDYNYVKDSLPQIDILVVPSAEHHLDTDLDDKVMIDFVKQVDKTVSFMTSHCDGAFVLAKAGVLDNVVSTTFPSDIDQMRKTFPNLDIRKEVLFVHDKKYITSAGGAKSFEAALYLCEYLYGAEIARSLAGGLVIDWNLENVPHLVINK
- a CDS encoding DUF1684 domain-containing protein gives rise to the protein MFRISILFVFFIGNIIAQDSMAIKKILSFQEELNKDFSSEETSPLTPKDLERFKTIDFFEIDTSFCIRAKFIRTPYETPFVMKTTTGREPLYVKYGEAHFILWEKSYVLQIYQNQGLKTQPEFKDYLFLPFTDLTNGELSYAGGRFIDLQIPEGDFIFIDFNTSYNPYCAYNDRYSCPIPPEVNHLDVKIPAGVKKYKKYTENE
- a CDS encoding porin — encoded protein: MKTKTTTFFLRKVTFFTLIFLSFKAICQGEIPKPTLDKLLSQINLSGSIDGYYRYNIVVPNDNSVAPKTSFVNQSGFALGMANVILGYEDEKVGFVADLVFGSRGEDAVFNSNDSAQIINQLYLYWNVIKSIKLTFGKFNTFIGYEVISPTGNFNYSTSYMFSYGPFSHTGLKADFAISEKWSAMLAVMNPSDYTDSNPFDTYIAGAQIGYALDNGSVFLNFRYGNEGEPGEVDPTFQVDLTTGWDLTQDFYFGVNTAYVSIESQKNGDTSGFYGVALYPQYKTSQKLTIGIRGEYFSVYNSGLTDVIGLDAQGDGDAIAITLTGNYNIGKLTLKPELRIDTTSEDFFIDNDREPTKNLSSFVFGAIYKF